The Diceros bicornis minor isolate mBicDic1 chromosome 31, mDicBic1.mat.cur, whole genome shotgun sequence genomic sequence AAAAACCATGTGGAACACCTGCCCCAGTCCCAAGACAGGGCTCCCAAGGACATGTGGCTGTTCCCTAAACTCGAATCCACCCACCGCAGACTCTGAAAGCCCCCACGAGGGGGTTTCCCGGAAAGCCCTGGGCCCGGCCACCTCACTGGGGCGCAGGGGCAGCTGCCCAAGGGCACGGCTTTGAGGGGAGCACAAGGGCTCGTGTGTGAGGAATGTCAGCCTGTGACTTTGCAGTCACACCTTGGCCATGTGACAAGGCCGTATCTGTGTGACTGTCAGCTCAGGAACCACAGGGAGgtttcaaggggaggggacacgAGCCAACATTCCCCAAGGGCCTACTCTGGGGCTAGGAGCTTTCACAAATGTGAACTCATTTGTGTCGTCCCCCAGCtatgatccccattttccaggtgaGTCAGCTGAGGCCGGAGAGGTCCATACCTGTGCTTGAGGTCACACGgaaagtaaatggcagagccaggcttcAGACTCTGCTCAAAAGCCCCTGTCCTTGTGACCACATGGGAGGCAGGATAGAATGGCTGTTGATAACACAGGCTTTGCTTCAGACCTGGGTCGAAGCTCTGCCACCGATGAGGCCTTTGACCATGGGCGTGTTCTGtagcctctccaagcctcagtgttgtcatctataaaatggggtcatAAAATAACAAGGCAAGAAGTGAGATGACTAATGTGAATTTGTAGCCCAGCCTGGCCCCTACGGTGGGAATAGCCTGCTACGGCCTGgcagtatgattttttttttggtgaggaagatcagccctgagctaacatctgttgccaatcctcttctttttgctgaggaagattggccctgggctaacatctgtgtgcatcttcctccactttatgtggaggCATCTTCCtccacgccgccacagcatggcttgataagcggtgtgtaggtccgcacccgggatccgaacctgcgaaccccgggccgcccaagcggagtgtgcgcatttaaccactacgccatcgggctgaccccatgatttttaaaatcatgataaCCTTTTCCTGCCCTGCCCACCCGGGCTCACCACCCCACCCGCCTGTCCCCCACAGACCACTACTGGGACTTCCACCCGCACCACGTGCACGGTGAGTTCGAGAGCTTTGCCGAGAACCACTTCACGGAGCTGCAGAGCGTGCAGCCCCCCCAGCTGCAGCAGCTCTACCGCCACATGGAGCTGGAGCAGATGCACGTGCTCGACACCCCCATGGCGCCCACCCACGCCGGCCTCGGCCACCAGGTGCGTGCGGCCAGCGGCCTGTCCTGCGGCAGCCGCGGCCTGTGGCAGGGCCCGCGCTTCACAGGAAGCTGACACAGGCTCTTACTCAACCCGGCTTCCTGCCCCTCAGCGCCAACGGCGGCCGGAGCCCCAACGGCTGCCTCCTGACCCTCCGACTGACCTCGTGACCCCACACCCCTTATCTCCTCTCGCCTCACAGTGGACAGGGCCCAGATAATTCCCACCACCCCCTCAATGATCTGCCTGACCCCAAAGGGCCTTGGCGTGGGCCCTCCTGACCTTCACTGGCTGCAACCCCCATTCACTGGCCCCTCATGGATCCTGCTTCCAAGACACGGAGCACTGACCTCTACTGGCAACCCCCATTGAcccccttcactgcccctcctcAGCCCACGAACCCTAATCTCATCCAGTGACTTCCGCTGACCTCTCCCACCCCCCACTGACCTCCACTGCCCTTCACTCACTGTCACCCACTTGTTAAACCCCCTTCACCCCCGACTCCTCAGCCCCTCCTCACTCCCACTTCTCACCCCAGGGCCCTGGCACGTCCCCACGGCGCCTTTGTGCGTATGAGAAAAAGGCGTCCCTTCCCCGGGCCACTCGGCCCTGAACCAGGGGCCCAGCCTGGCAGGATTTCAGCAGCCCCTGGTCCCCACAGCCTGTACCCTGTGTGTGGTGACCCTGCCTGACCCCTGTAACCTGACTAACCTCCAATTTCCCCAACCTTTCCCAGATCTTTCCGCCCCCGCCTGACCTCCCCACCCTCAGTACGCCCTCTTCTCTCACTCGACTGACCCCTGCCCGGCAGCCCCGAGCCTTGACCTCAACCCTCTTTCCCCCGCCTTCCCAGGTCTCCTACCTACCCCGGGTGTGCCTCCCGTACCCCTCCCTGTCCCCGGCCCAGCCCAGCTCGGACGAGGAGGAGGGCGAGCGGCAGAGCCCCCCACTGGAGGTGTCTGACGGGGAGGCCGATGGCCTGGAGCCGGGGCCTGGCCTCCTGCACGGGGAAACAGGTAGGCCGGCCCAGCCCCAGCACCCGACCCAGCATGGGCCCAGCCATATTTGTGCCCCAGGCCCACCCCAGCCAAGGCTGACTGACGTGGTGGTCAGGCCACAGAGCTGAGCGTGCGTGTGCGTCTGTGGGTGTGTGAACGCTTGCCGAAGCGTGTGCTGCATCCATGACCGTGTATACCTACGCCTGTGTCTACGAGCACGTGTGTCGTGAGTGCACGCAGGCAGCTCTGTGACTGACCGTGCGAGGCTGTGTGTCGCTCTGTCCCTCTCTGTGCTGGGTGTGAGTGGGTGTGAGTGTGCGCAGCAggcacggggcgggggggggggccggttcccctgcagacccctcccccacccccaatccttccccccaggggctcccacatccagGGGAGGCGGGGGCGGGTCCCCGGGTTGGGGATCTGACCACCTCCCGCCCACAGGCAGCAAGAAGAAGATCCGCCTGTACCAGTTCCTGCTGGACCTGCTCCGCAGCGGCGACATGAAGGACAGCATCTGGTGGGTGGACAAGGACAAGGGCACCTTCCAGTTCTCGTCCAAGCACAAGGAGGCGCTGGCGCACCGCTGGGGCATCCAGAAGGGCAACCGCAAGAAGATGACCTACCAGAAGATGGCCCGCGCGCTGCGCAACTACGGCAAGACGGGCGAGGTCAAGAAGGTCAAGAAGAAGCTCACCTACCAGTTCAGCGGGGAGGTGCTGGGCCGCGGGGGCCTGGCCGAGCGGCGCCACCCGCCCCACTGAGCCCAGGCTGGCAGAACGCGCCGGCCCGCCAGGCTCCCCGCTGGCCATAGCATTAACCCTCGCCCGGCCCGGACACAGGGAGGGACGCTCCCAGGGGCCAAGGGCAGGACTGTGGCGGGCCAGGCCTCGCCTCACCcgcccaccccctcctcctctaccccctccccacagccctgctgCGCCTTCCACCAGGACTCCAGCCCCGGCTCCCGAAGGCGGCCTGGGCGTCTGCCCCCAGCGAGGGGTCAGCCTTGCTTAGTACAACCAGGGGTGCTTCCTTGGGAGATCGAAGCCATCACGTTCATGTAAATGGAACCCTCCTTTCCGAGCATCTCTCCCTTCCCACACCTCTCCTCCGTTAGCTTCCTCAAGAACCACTTATTAAAGTTATTTTCAGTGAGTCCTCTCACAGCTCAGAGTCTTTTGAAACAATTTTTGTGCACCCTGTCGGGGTTCCTCGTGCGATCTCTCTTTTTCTCGTTTGTCTATCGGGCGTTTACTGAGGACCCTACCCTGAGCTGGACGCTGGGGACGTGAAGACAGATGACACACAGCTCCTGACCAGGAGTTAGAGCTGGTGGAAAGGACGAGTCCTCAGTTATTAGGGGAATAAGTCATTAAAAAGCCCTCCACACCCAATAAATGGGTTTTTTTAAAGCCTCAAGGAGGCTGAAACTCATAATCTTTAGGTTATGACCCcagtgataataataatggcaACAACACTTTTCTGGCCATTTATTTCATGTCAACCTTGAGAAATGGAGTCTAATATTATCCCACTTTGTagactgggaaactgaggcttgtggAGGTCAAATaatctgtccaaggtcacacagctggtaaagagCAGGTGGGATCCTGCTCCACGTGGGCTGCCACGTCAGTGAGGTAGGAAGTTTCTTGTGTCTGGAAGGGGGTATTGCTCAGCATGGCAAGGAGCAGGATTAAGCCACAGAGCTGCCATCGGCCACAAGGCGTCCTCACCGAATCCATGCTGGCAGGACCAAGGCACAGGAGCCTCTCGTGGGTAGGCCGGTGTCTTGTGTTCTCTGGCTTCTAGCCCACAGCAGGGGAGAAACAGACAGAAGAGCCGGGCAGCCTGTAAGCATCTTGCTTCCAATAACATGAAGCggctcagagaggctgggagTGTGGAAACTTCCCGAAGCAGCCTGCAGACCTCAGAGAACCCAGGTTCTGGGGCCATTAGCATCGGGGCAGACACCCCGCAACCTCCTTGCTCTGGGGTCTCCGGCTGGGGGAAGCCCGACCACCACATTCCCTACATGGTCCTCAGAGCCCCGAGAGGGTAAATGGTGCTCAGTCCTCTTTTAAAGAAGGTTCAGGAGCATGGGCTGCAGTTTAAAAATGGTTCAAGAATGGATTTCGGTGTTTAAATGGCTGGTTAGTTTCGACCACGGGGACATTGCTTGTGTATAGCATTGCTTCCTCCTGACCGTGGGGGACAAATGACCTTTCCTGATATCGGGTCCTACTTGGAGGGGTCACATGTAATTTGCTTCTTTCTATGTAGCAGTGATGCCCCTGATGTGatgagggtgggaggtggggggcacTCAGAGTGGGCAGAAGTCACAGAGGAGCAGTGAGTGGGGCATGAGGGGACTCAGAATGCTCTGGCAGTAATTTTTGTGTGAATCCTGTGACTTTGGCAAGAGCCAGCTCTGCTTCTGGCTTCCACTTTGGGGGTTATTTAGAGACTTACGCCCACGCACTCACCTACGGGCCCACCCAGCCCTTCCCCTCAGGTGACGTCAACCCCCAATGCTACCCCCTCCCCCCTGGCCCTGGAATAAGCCCACCCAGGATTCCACAGTACAAGGCCAACCCAGCATCCTGTGAGCTGCGATACTAGGGGTCGGAAAATAAGAGCAAACATTCGTTCAGCATCCTCTGTGTGCCTGGCGTCATTGTAGCATTTTCATTTATATACCCACTTTGTACATGGGACAATCTTATGCAGTGGGCGCTGTTATCCGTCAAGCGGGtgcagccccattttacagatgaggaaactaaggccctgAGAGGTTAAGGGGGTGGCGGTGCCAGGACTCGTGGCCGCCTGGTCCATGGCCTGTGAGCGTAACCACCATCCACACCCCCTGGCAAGGATGCGTTTGGTCCATCTGCCTCAGGGTTATGGGCCCAGCGTACTCCCATTGCACAATTTGCCTGTCAGAAGGACATACAGACAGGGCCTGAGGTTCCCCAAGGGTTGGGGGGACAGAAGCCATCATACCGGGCTGGCGGAGGAAGGGACAGGGGCCAGCCAGGAACCGCACAGCCCCACCTCCTCCTGGAGAGCCTGGCTCTCTGGAATTTGTCTATATTTAGCAGGTGGCTGGGTAGGAGGCAGATAAGGAGAGCCTGGAGAGGGGAGGGCCCCTTATATAGTGCTGGGGGTCGGGTCCCCGCTCAGATCCTCCCTGGGTGGCCTGTGCCTGCTCGGTTCCTGGCGTGACCTCTCTCAAGATGCCTGAACCAGGGAAGAAGCCAGGTAGCTCAGGCATGGGGTTGAGGCTGAGTATGGGGCAGGGAGGGCTAGGGAGCTCTACAATTGGGTGGCAGGCCTCGGAGCGAGTTCCTGAGGGGGTTGGTGAGGACGAGGCCTCTGAGCCCCAGAGCAGGGAGACTGTCCTTCTGGGGTCTTTTTTTTGACTCTtggtttctccttcccttccttccggtGAGGGTAAACCAGGGTCAGGGGCACAGGGAGGGGAGACAGCCAGGCAGGAAGCCCCCAGGGCCGTCACCCCACTCTCAGGACACAGGGGGCCGCCTCCCCTGCCCCGTCCCCATCTCCTTCTGCAGCAAGGCTAGGCCTGGGCTTGCCTTTTGGGAAAAGGCAGCTGCAGGCAGGAGCCCAGCTTGAGTCTAGACCTGAGCCAGGCTCAGGAACGCTCTTGGACAAGTCCCTCCCTCCCTggctctcagtttccccatctgtacgaGGAGGGTTTGGGTTGGTTCCTTCCAGCTGTGAGATTCTCTGTACCCCTGTGGCCCCGACACCAGGCGTGGCCCCCCCGTTGAGGTCATTCAGCCTCTTTGCTCTGGGAGAGGACAGTCAAGGGGCCCCTGGGACCCGGCCAAGGGCAGAGAAAGTCACAGCTCAGAAGCCTGGTCCTGGCCTGTGCCCTCACTGAGGTTGTCCAGGGCAGGcatccagcccccagccccctcccaggccagctttATCTCAGTTGCTGATTCTCAGCCTAAGGCCCCTGGAGGACAAATTTAGCCACATCCAAATAGGCAGAGTACCCGTCCCTTGCCAAGGGCCCCAGATGGTGGGGGAAAGGGGCTGGGCTCCCCCGGGCAGGGAGGGTGGGTATCCAGGGACTCACCTGCAAAACTCTCATGTGGAGGTTAGGACCACAACCCTGGCTGTCCTGcctactggctgtgtgatcttgtgaggtcacttaatctctctgagcctcggtgtcctcatctgagaaatgggcaTAATAACCACCATAATAACCActcctacctcatagggctgttggaGCATTAAATGAGGTGATGCATTCAAGTGCTTATCACTATATTTAATAAGAGGGGCTGCAGGGGCGGGATGCGTGGACAAgccagaggcccctgcagcctccaTTGTCCCCTCAGTCTCAGCCTTCAGCAAGAAGCCACGGTCAGCGGAGGTGGCCGCCGGCAGCTCTGCTGTGTTCGAGGCCGAGACAGAGCGGGCAGGACTGAAAGTGCGCTGGCAGCGGAGGGGCAGTGACATCAGTGCCAGCGACAAGTACGGCCTGGCAGCCGAGGGCACGCGGCACACACTGACAGTGCGGGATGTGGGCCCTGCCGACCAGGGGTTCTATGCAGTCATCGCTGGCTCCTCCAAGGTCAAGTTtgagctcaaggtcacagagccaggtaACACCCTAGTCAGCCCTCCCTGAGGTCTGAGCTTCTGGGGAGAGGGGCAGCCCCACCACCGCTCCCTTGCCCAAGGTGTAAGAGGTGCTTTCCTGTTTTCTCGCCCTTGCTCTGGCCATGACCTCTGCCAGGAGTGCTTTTTCCCCATTTCTGCAGCAGGGCCTCTCTGAGTGCCCCCATGTGGCTCCCTGGCCTGTTCCAGCCCTTGCGGAGGTGGGGAAATTCAGAGGTGCACAAGGCATAACACTGCCCTCCTGGTGGACGCACGCACACTGGGAACCTGGTGGGCTACGTGCGCTGGCAGGGAAGCCCCGGGAGCTGTGGGCGCAGAGGAAGCtccagcccagcctgggggctGGATCACGACCGAagcctggggaaggagaggagggatggACCTCAGAGCTGTTCAGGGCAGACCCACCGGGACGTGGGCACAGATGGTCTGCGAGGGTGAGGAGATAGGCGAGATGCAGGCCAGATGGTGCTCTGCACACACAGAGTATTTAATGAGCCTGCAAAGACTGAGGagggagggccggcctggtggcgcaagcggttgagtgcgcgcgctccgttgcggcagcccggggtttgcgggttcggatcctgggcgcgcaccgatgcaccgcttgtcaggccatactgtggcggcgtcccgtataaagtagaggaagatgggtacggatgtagcccagggccaatcttcctcagcaaaaagaggaggattggcagatgttagctcagggctgatcttcctcacacacaaaaaaagactgaGGAGGGATCGGGAACAAGAGGAGGGGTCTCTGGTTAGAAGCTGCTCCACGACCCCCGCCACTGATTCCCCTCCAGAGAAGGCAGAACCTGTGCCgggccctcctcctgcccctgccgAGGCTCCTGGAGTCCCCGGAGAAGCCGTGGCCTCAGCCACTGAGGGGGCAGGAGGCTCCCCGAGTCCCAAAGGTGAGATGGTGGGCAGGGTGGGCCACAGCCAGCAGTGGGGGTGTCCCAGGGCAGGTCTCAAAGGCCTCTCTTCCCAGGGTCAAGCTTAGCGGCCCCTGATGGCCCTGACGACCCCATCGGCCTCTTTGTGATGCGGCCACAGG encodes the following:
- the SPI1 gene encoding transcription factor PU.1 isoform X1 — translated: MPRGSSLAPTEAGDLTGSELGWMLQACKMEGFPLVPPQPSEDLVPYDTDLYQRQTHEYYPYLSSDGESHSDHYWDFHPHHVHGEFESFAENHFTELQSVQPPQLQQLYRHMELEQMHVLDTPMAPTHAGLGHQVSYLPRVCLPYPSLSPAQPSSDEEEGERQSPPLEVSDGEADGLEPGPGLLHGETGSKKKIRLYQFLLDLLRSGDMKDSIWWVDKDKGTFQFSSKHKEALAHRWGIQKGNRKKMTYQKMARALRNYGKTGEVKKVKKKLTYQFSGEVLGRGGLAERRHPPH
- the SPI1 gene encoding transcription factor PU.1 isoform X2; translation: MPRGSSLAPTEAGDLTGSELGWMLQACKMEGFPLVPPPSEDLVPYDTDLYQRQTHEYYPYLSSDGESHSDHYWDFHPHHVHGEFESFAENHFTELQSVQPPQLQQLYRHMELEQMHVLDTPMAPTHAGLGHQVSYLPRVCLPYPSLSPAQPSSDEEEGERQSPPLEVSDGEADGLEPGPGLLHGETGSKKKIRLYQFLLDLLRSGDMKDSIWWVDKDKGTFQFSSKHKEALAHRWGIQKGNRKKMTYQKMARALRNYGKTGEVKKVKKKLTYQFSGEVLGRGGLAERRHPPH